The following coding sequences are from one Bradyrhizobium sp. 200 window:
- a CDS encoding PLP-dependent aminotransferase family protein has protein sequence MSIAGMHIDRASAVPIYLQIAAHLRNGILQGSLPAGTQFLGSREIARELGCSRTVILTAWDLLYAEGYLESTPRGGVTVASVKPAQVNPAPAGFASEAASTAIEIGPVSDRWRSLLAFEYDTNWKSEFSPGAPDISSFPFKEWARLLRQAWQNPRNSDCLDLPPEGHPALRSEIANFLGSVRGLVCAPGNVAVTSGTSGALDFCSRMILDPGEEVWVEEPGFVEARWTLTAAGAKLIPVPVDDKGLRVSEGIRLAPNAKLVVVTPSHQYPIGVSMGLERRLELLDWANRNDAWVIEDDYNSEFRHQDSMIASLRSLDRDGRVIYLGTFSKLVMPSLRIGYMIAAERLIAAFSKGRARIDVHTSGIGQVALAEFMREGHLLRHLRRMRKVYAARRAALIDAIATLMPDDLTVSSAATGLHLVAFFTEQMRARLSDTQAAKLLLTTGIHVQPLSQNYLGEPTRQGLVFGYGRLQTEDAHRLISKMAESLSGRTS, from the coding sequence GTGTCGATCGCCGGCATGCATATCGATCGTGCGTCAGCGGTTCCAATTTACCTGCAGATCGCGGCGCATCTCCGGAACGGAATTCTGCAGGGGTCGCTTCCGGCCGGCACGCAGTTTCTCGGTTCGCGGGAGATCGCGCGCGAACTGGGCTGTTCACGAACGGTGATTTTGACGGCGTGGGATTTGCTTTATGCCGAGGGTTATCTGGAATCGACACCGCGCGGAGGTGTCACCGTGGCGTCGGTCAAGCCGGCGCAGGTGAACCCGGCGCCTGCGGGGTTCGCCTCGGAGGCCGCCTCAACGGCAATCGAGATTGGCCCCGTCTCCGATCGCTGGCGGTCTCTGCTGGCATTCGAATACGACACCAACTGGAAGTCTGAATTCAGCCCTGGTGCGCCAGACATCTCCAGTTTTCCGTTCAAGGAATGGGCGAGGCTGCTGCGGCAGGCTTGGCAGAATCCCAGGAATTCCGACTGTCTGGATCTTCCGCCCGAGGGGCATCCGGCGTTGCGGAGCGAAATCGCCAATTTCCTCGGATCGGTTCGCGGTCTCGTTTGTGCGCCGGGCAATGTGGCCGTGACCTCAGGCACGTCAGGCGCGCTGGATTTTTGCAGCCGGATGATCCTCGATCCGGGCGAGGAGGTCTGGGTCGAGGAGCCCGGGTTCGTCGAAGCCCGGTGGACGCTGACAGCGGCCGGCGCGAAACTCATTCCGGTGCCTGTCGACGACAAGGGTCTGCGCGTCTCCGAGGGCATTCGGCTAGCACCGAATGCAAAGCTCGTGGTCGTGACGCCGTCGCATCAATATCCGATCGGCGTCAGCATGGGGCTTGAGCGGCGGCTCGAGCTTTTGGACTGGGCGAACAGGAATGATGCCTGGGTCATCGAAGACGATTACAATTCGGAGTTCAGGCATCAGGACAGCATGATCGCCTCGCTGCGGTCGCTCGATCGCGACGGACGCGTAATCTATCTCGGGACATTCTCGAAGCTGGTGATGCCGAGTCTGCGTATCGGCTATATGATCGCTGCTGAACGCTTGATCGCGGCGTTCTCGAAAGGTCGCGCCCGGATCGATGTCCACACATCCGGGATCGGGCAGGTCGCGCTGGCGGAATTCATGCGGGAAGGACACCTGCTGAGGCACCTGCGGCGAATGCGGAAGGTTTATGCCGCAAGGCGGGCGGCCCTGATTGACGCCATCGCCACGCTGATGCCGGACGACTTGACCGTGTCATCCGCGGCGACCGGGCTGCATCTGGTCGCCTTCTTTACCGAGCAAATGCGGGCGCGGCTGAGCGACACGCAGGCGGCAAAGCTCCTTCTGACGACGGGTATTCATGTGCAGCCGCTATCGCAGAACTATCTCGGCGAGCCAACGCGGCAGGGATTGGTGTTCGGATATGGGCGGCTGCAGACAGAGGATGCGCACCGGCTCATATCCAAAATGGCCGAATCCCTGAGTGGCCGGACTTCATAG
- a CDS encoding hydantoinase B/oxoprolinase family protein, translating to MKLDPFTVEVIRHGLSAAAEEMSLVMTRSARSPLLREAGDLSSAITDAKGDLVGQGRDIPIHLGAMAYTVPELLKVLPVSSLNDGDVLIYNLGALGGNHLNDVKVVRPVFVDGDIVAFAISLAHWPDIGGTWPGSYFAKAIDTFQEAMRIPPVLIATTTGVNTSIMQLLKANVRDPEACEGDLLGQIAATKAGERRIVELCRQHGKDVFTVALARLHDLSETEMREAIRELPDGIYEGEDYLDDGGAGGEPARIHVKITIAGDEATFDLSDSADRASNFCNTTPFIARSAVAYSARIMSGREMQQNAGALRPLTIITRQGSILEPGWTAAVAAGNHETSMRIVDAIFRAMQDAIPERLSAGGTTTASVLFFAEPRSDGSWKMLYEVHGGGEGARHDRDGVSATRVHLANTSNTPAEVIEANYKIRVEQQIIRRESGGAGKYRGGDGVLRSYRILAPSMHLTTCIERMVIPPFGMQGGQPGETCRVSLIRDGANVEIDGKSNLVLQQDDLVTIESCGGGGYGLANETSR from the coding sequence ATGAAGCTCGATCCGTTTACCGTTGAGGTGATCCGGCATGGTCTGTCCGCGGCGGCCGAGGAAATGAGCCTGGTGATGACGCGTTCGGCACGTTCGCCGTTGCTGCGCGAAGCCGGCGACCTGTCGTCTGCGATCACCGATGCCAAAGGCGATCTGGTCGGTCAGGGCAGGGATATTCCGATCCATCTCGGCGCGATGGCTTACACCGTTCCGGAACTGCTGAAGGTTCTGCCTGTCAGTAGCCTGAACGATGGCGATGTTCTGATCTATAATCTTGGCGCGCTCGGCGGCAACCATCTGAACGACGTCAAGGTGGTTCGGCCCGTCTTCGTCGACGGCGATATCGTCGCATTCGCCATTAGCCTTGCGCATTGGCCCGATATCGGTGGGACATGGCCGGGCAGCTACTTCGCCAAGGCCATCGATACCTTTCAGGAGGCGATGCGCATTCCACCGGTTCTGATTGCGACAACGACAGGCGTGAATACGTCGATCATGCAGCTTTTGAAGGCCAATGTACGGGATCCCGAAGCGTGCGAGGGCGATCTGCTCGGACAGATAGCGGCAACCAAGGCTGGCGAAAGGCGCATCGTCGAGCTCTGCCGGCAGCACGGCAAGGATGTTTTCACCGTGGCGCTGGCGCGTCTGCACGATCTGTCGGAGACCGAGATGCGCGAGGCCATCCGCGAATTGCCCGACGGCATCTATGAAGGAGAGGACTACCTGGACGATGGGGGAGCGGGCGGCGAACCCGCCCGTATTCACGTCAAGATCACTATCGCCGGCGACGAAGCAACCTTTGATCTGTCTGATAGCGCCGACCGGGCCTCGAATTTCTGCAACACCACGCCCTTCATTGCGCGTTCCGCGGTGGCTTATTCGGCGCGCATCATGAGCGGGCGCGAAATGCAGCAAAATGCCGGCGCCTTGCGGCCGCTCACGATCATCACGCGCCAGGGTTCAATTCTGGAGCCCGGATGGACGGCCGCCGTCGCGGCGGGAAATCACGAAACCTCAATGCGCATCGTCGATGCAATCTTTCGCGCGATGCAGGACGCAATTCCGGAGCGCCTGTCCGCAGGCGGGACGACGACCGCCAGCGTGCTCTTCTTCGCCGAGCCGCGGTCGGACGGCTCCTGGAAGATGCTGTATGAGGTCCATGGTGGCGGCGAGGGTGCACGCCACGATCGCGACGGCGTTTCGGCAACACGTGTGCACCTTGCCAATACGTCCAACACGCCAGCCGAAGTGATCGAGGCCAATTACAAGATCCGGGTCGAACAGCAAATCATTCGCCGCGAGTCCGGGGGCGCCGGAAAATACCGGGGTGGGGACGGCGTGCTGCGTTCCTATCGGATTCTCGCGCCCTCCATGCACCTGACCACGTGTATCGAGCGGATGGTGATCCCGCCATTCGGCATGCAGGGCGGTCAACCCGGTGAGACCTGCCGGGTATCGTTGATCAGAGACGGTGCGAACGTCGAAATCGATGGCAAGTCGAATCTGGTGCTGCAGCAGGACGATCTCGTCACCATCGAAAGCTGCGGCGGCGGCGGATATGGATTAGCCAATGAGACTTCTCGATGA
- a CDS encoding HlyD family secretion protein has translation MTVEAQSFDRGDQLSPELPPVPSGQATSAGPRAMDGEKNSITARSPPVEHRIVELPPERAREHPQENQQGRERRDGTSKGILRRHPFTSLLGLALLGMASGLGYLYWDYVRHFETTDDAFIAARQFSIAPKVSGYITSVPITDNEHVAAGTVIAQIDERDYRIALSQAQAQVEGAQASIQNIKAQISVQEAQINANEAQVQQAEAGLVFAQQQAARYQDLAQKGAGTIQNEQQFDSQLRQQQATLASTQAALKVAQRQLESLKSQLSSAVANLTQAQAQRDQAQLNLSYTTVTAAQPGRVVNLGAAVGQFAAQGTALTMFVPDDIWITANYKETQLDAMRPGEPVALKIDAYPERMIRGHVASVQPGSGPAFSLLPPENATGNYVKIVQRVPVKITMDNPPTDAALGPGMSVVPTVRVDPTPSLYERLTAWL, from the coding sequence ATGACGGTAGAAGCACAGAGCTTTGACCGAGGCGATCAATTATCGCCCGAACTTCCGCCGGTTCCGTCAGGGCAAGCAACATCCGCTGGTCCGCGGGCCATGGACGGCGAGAAAAATTCCATCACTGCCAGATCGCCGCCTGTCGAGCACCGCATCGTGGAATTGCCGCCGGAGCGCGCCCGCGAGCATCCGCAGGAAAACCAACAGGGCCGTGAACGCCGTGATGGCACCTCCAAGGGAATTTTGCGCCGGCATCCCTTTACATCCCTGCTCGGCCTCGCCCTTTTGGGCATGGCGAGCGGGCTCGGTTATCTCTATTGGGACTACGTCCGGCATTTCGAAACAACCGACGACGCCTTTATCGCGGCACGGCAGTTTTCGATTGCGCCAAAAGTGTCCGGCTACATCACGTCCGTCCCGATCACCGACAACGAGCATGTGGCGGCGGGCACTGTGATCGCGCAGATCGACGAGCGCGACTACCGCATTGCGCTCTCCCAGGCACAGGCGCAGGTCGAGGGGGCGCAAGCCAGCATTCAGAACATCAAGGCGCAGATCAGCGTTCAGGAAGCGCAGATCAATGCGAATGAAGCGCAAGTGCAGCAGGCCGAGGCCGGGCTAGTATTCGCCCAGCAACAGGCCGCCCGCTATCAGGACCTGGCGCAAAAAGGCGCAGGCACCATTCAGAATGAACAGCAGTTTGATTCTCAGCTCCGCCAGCAACAGGCGACGCTTGCCAGCACGCAGGCTGCGCTCAAAGTTGCGCAGCGGCAACTTGAATCCCTGAAGTCGCAACTGAGCAGCGCAGTCGCGAACCTCACTCAGGCGCAAGCCCAGCGCGACCAGGCGCAACTCAATTTGTCCTACACCACGGTGACGGCGGCCCAGCCCGGGCGCGTCGTCAACCTCGGCGCCGCCGTCGGTCAATTCGCCGCGCAGGGCACCGCACTCACAATGTTCGTCCCTGACGACATCTGGATCACCGCGAATTACAAGGAGACTCAGCTCGACGCCATGCGGCCCGGAGAGCCGGTCGCGCTCAAGATCGACGCCTATCCGGAGCGCATGATCCGCGGCCACGTCGCCAGCGTCCAGCCCGGATCGGGTCCGGCGTTCTCGCTACTGCCGCCCGAGAATGCCACCGGCAACTACGTCAAGATCGTCCAGCGCGTGCCGGTCAAGATCACGATGGACAATCCGCCGACCGACGCCGCGCTCGGCCCCGGCATGTCTGTGGTGCCGACCGTGCGGGTCGACCCCACGCCGTCACTCTATGAGCGGTTGACGGCATGGCTATGA
- a CDS encoding ABC transporter substrate-binding protein — protein MMTDRGVSLKLLIGVAYLSSIPVVVHAQTRAETLRQVTGNNINTLDPSTPGATREAFGVSTSTYDRLVAFDRKREAGVWVFDRTKIRGELAESYELSPDGLKITFKLRDAKWHDGTPITAEDVKWSLDRAVSAKSLSKGQLGTGSLTAPDQFVVVDARTITVTLPKPDRLALSNLATPLAPIFNSKLAKQHATSEDPWAQEWLKTNTAGSGAYTIETFKPGEQVVLRRNDDWKSGRDGKLPFFKRIIEQTVPEPATRANLIEKGDADIATDLQASDVLALQSRGKLRVDSTPQSNGFTMVAFNTRMPPFDNVKVRQAIAAALPYASMLEAAIFKRGFALFGASWTEPPTGDFPQAMPTRTDLAKAKQLLAEAGFATGFKTTFTINVGSAAITEPMAALIKESLAKIGIEVDIQKLPDAQMSTAITDKRLPFFTEGSTAWLPTTDYFFRNFFTGDQRWNYSSWNNAGVTELGAKARFELDPAKYEEMSKQMIAEYVKEMPLVLLWQANQDAVMAPNLDGYTYWFHRQLDFRDLSRKQ, from the coding sequence ATGATGACGGATCGTGGAGTCTCGTTGAAATTGTTGATCGGCGTGGCGTATCTTTCGTCGATACCGGTCGTTGTGCACGCGCAGACGCGCGCCGAGACGCTTCGTCAGGTGACCGGCAACAACATCAACACCCTGGATCCTTCGACGCCCGGAGCCACGCGGGAGGCGTTCGGTGTGTCGACCAGCACCTACGATCGCCTCGTGGCGTTCGACCGCAAGAGGGAAGCCGGCGTCTGGGTGTTCGATCGTACGAAAATCCGCGGCGAGCTTGCCGAGAGCTATGAGCTTAGCCCGGATGGTCTCAAGATCACTTTCAAGCTGAGAGACGCCAAGTGGCACGACGGCACTCCCATCACCGCCGAAGATGTCAAGTGGTCGCTTGACCGGGCCGTGAGCGCGAAGTCTCTTTCAAAAGGCCAGCTTGGGACCGGTTCGCTGACCGCGCCCGACCAGTTCGTCGTGGTCGACGCGCGCACGATTACGGTAACGCTGCCCAAGCCGGACCGGCTTGCGCTTTCCAATCTTGCCACGCCGCTGGCGCCGATCTTCAACAGCAAGCTGGCCAAGCAGCACGCGACATCAGAAGATCCCTGGGCGCAGGAATGGCTGAAGACCAATACGGCCGGCAGCGGTGCCTACACGATCGAAACCTTCAAGCCGGGCGAGCAAGTGGTGCTGCGGCGGAACGATGACTGGAAGAGCGGTCGCGACGGGAAGTTGCCGTTCTTCAAGCGGATCATCGAACAGACCGTTCCGGAACCTGCGACCCGCGCCAATCTGATCGAAAAGGGCGATGCCGACATTGCCACCGACCTCCAGGCCAGCGACGTGCTGGCGCTGCAGTCCCGCGGCAAGCTCAGGGTGGATTCGACACCGCAAAGCAACGGCTTCACCATGGTCGCGTTCAATACCCGGATGCCACCGTTCGACAACGTCAAGGTAAGGCAGGCCATCGCCGCGGCGCTGCCTTATGCCTCCATGTTGGAGGCGGCGATTTTCAAGCGAGGCTTTGCCCTGTTCGGCGCATCCTGGACGGAGCCCCCGACCGGAGATTTTCCGCAAGCAATGCCAACCAGGACCGATCTGGCCAAGGCCAAGCAACTGCTTGCCGAGGCAGGTTTCGCCACCGGCTTCAAGACCACGTTCACGATTAACGTCGGCTCGGCGGCGATCACCGAACCAATGGCCGCGCTTATCAAGGAGTCGCTGGCGAAGATCGGTATAGAAGTGGACATTCAAAAGCTGCCCGACGCACAGATGAGCACCGCCATCACCGACAAGCGGCTGCCGTTCTTTACCGAAGGGTCGACCGCATGGCTTCCGACCACCGACTATTTCTTTCGTAACTTCTTTACCGGCGATCAGCGCTGGAACTACAGTTCGTGGAACAATGCTGGCGTGACCGAACTGGGGGCCAAGGCGCGCTTTGAACTTGATCCGGCCAAGTACGAAGAGATGAGCAAGCAGATGATCGCCGAATACGTCAAGGAGATGCCGCTGGTTCTGCTCTGGCAGGCGAACCAGGATGCCGTGATGGCACCCAACCTCGACGGCTATACCTACTGGTTTCATCGTCAGCTCGACTTTCGCGACCTGAGCCGCAAGCAGTAA
- a CDS encoding hydantoinase/oxoprolinase family protein, with translation MSGSNREWEVGTDIGGTFTDIIAIRRDPAETRIAKVPSRPHAPVDAMLEAIEAVGLQKDQVKRFVHGTTRVTNAIVEERLPKVALIATAGFEDVLDIARYRRRDVYRLDIPPKSPSLVPRELCFGLVERLDHEGNVLKPLEDREIDRLVTWLKQTGVQSVAVALLHAYANPVHERMLAERLKGIVRHVSLSHEVNPEAREYERTSSTVFNAAAMPIAVEYLSELEQRLPIGPGLQVFHSAGAMVPIATVKRRPLVMAMSGPAAGVSASVSIARQLGTSRMLTFDMGGTTTDVCLIIDGQAEMADGRMLGDRPLRQPMLAVHSIGAGGGSIVRNGPGGLTVGPQSAGSEPGPACYGRGGTAPTITDANAVLGYLNPETRLGDRISLDIEAARRAIAPIAQALKLSLEETALGIVKVANATMARALRRVTVERGIDGRDCALLAFGGGGPMHAAGLADLYGIGSIVVPNASSAFSALGCLTADFSFLQQQTFRVALDGIDLGRVLKRIEILIGQASEPLIANGVARAAIEIELVALMRYAAQNDAIAVPFSLPLDATRLREDFLVRHHELFGYATAESCVIEAVRVQARRPSVTIVDRPMSAARKMHATSRGCSFDSVHDVATEIVDRASMKDAVFGPAIIEDAWSTVVIPPGWQAKPDTIGHLFLTKVTP, from the coding sequence ATGAGCGGCTCGAACAGGGAATGGGAAGTCGGAACCGATATCGGGGGCACGTTCACGGATATCATTGCCATCCGTCGTGATCCCGCCGAAACCCGGATCGCCAAGGTTCCGTCGCGTCCGCATGCGCCGGTCGATGCGATGCTCGAAGCCATCGAGGCCGTCGGGCTACAGAAAGATCAGGTCAAACGTTTCGTCCATGGCACGACACGGGTGACCAATGCGATCGTCGAGGAGCGTCTTCCGAAGGTCGCGCTGATCGCCACCGCGGGATTCGAGGATGTGCTCGATATCGCCCGCTACCGGCGCCGCGATGTTTATCGCCTCGACATTCCGCCAAAATCTCCATCATTGGTGCCGCGTGAGCTTTGCTTTGGTCTGGTTGAGCGGCTTGATCACGAAGGCAACGTGCTGAAGCCGTTGGAGGATCGCGAGATCGATCGTCTGGTGACCTGGCTGAAGCAAACGGGTGTGCAAAGCGTGGCGGTGGCCTTGCTGCATGCCTACGCCAATCCGGTGCACGAGAGGATGCTGGCCGAGCGCCTGAAGGGGATCGTGCGGCATGTCTCGCTGTCACATGAGGTCAATCCGGAGGCACGGGAGTATGAGCGCACGTCGTCGACGGTGTTCAACGCGGCGGCGATGCCGATTGCCGTCGAATATTTGAGTGAGCTGGAGCAGCGCTTGCCGATTGGGCCTGGCTTGCAGGTATTTCATTCCGCCGGAGCCATGGTTCCGATTGCCACGGTCAAGCGGCGTCCCCTGGTGATGGCGATGTCCGGGCCGGCGGCCGGCGTGTCGGCGTCGGTCAGCATTGCGCGCCAGCTCGGCACATCGAGAATGCTCACCTTCGACATGGGCGGTACCACCACCGACGTCTGCCTGATCATCGATGGGCAGGCGGAGATGGCGGATGGCCGGATGCTCGGGGATCGACCGCTGCGTCAGCCGATGCTGGCGGTTCACTCGATCGGTGCGGGAGGCGGTTCGATCGTTCGCAATGGGCCGGGCGGCTTGACCGTGGGACCCCAGAGTGCGGGGTCCGAACCCGGCCCGGCCTGCTATGGCCGCGGTGGCACTGCGCCGACGATCACCGATGCCAACGCAGTGCTCGGGTATCTCAATCCTGAGACGCGGCTCGGGGACCGTATCAGTCTCGACATCGAGGCTGCCCGGCGAGCCATTGCGCCCATTGCACAGGCGCTGAAACTGAGCCTTGAGGAAACTGCACTGGGCATCGTCAAGGTCGCCAACGCCACCATGGCGCGGGCACTGCGTCGGGTGACGGTGGAACGCGGCATCGACGGGCGCGACTGTGCCCTCCTTGCCTTTGGCGGTGGCGGTCCGATGCATGCGGCGGGATTGGCGGATCTCTACGGCATCGGTTCGATTGTGGTGCCCAATGCATCGAGCGCCTTTTCCGCGCTTGGCTGCCTGACCGCCGATTTCAGTTTTCTGCAGCAGCAGACCTTCCGCGTCGCACTGGATGGCATCGATCTCGGTCGGGTGTTGAAGCGGATCGAGATCCTGATCGGGCAGGCGTCGGAGCCGTTGATTGCCAACGGAGTTGCGCGCGCAGCGATCGAAATCGAGTTGGTCGCATTGATGCGCTATGCCGCGCAGAACGATGCCATTGCGGTGCCATTCTCTCTGCCGCTGGACGCTACACGGCTGCGGGAGGATTTCCTCGTCCGTCACCACGAACTGTTCGGCTATGCGACAGCGGAGAGCTGCGTCATCGAAGCGGTGCGCGTGCAGGCGCGGCGGCCATCGGTCACCATCGTCGACCGCCCCATGAGCGCCGCCCGAAAAATGCATGCGACCTCACGCGGATGCTCGTTCGATAGCGTTCATGACGTAGCAACTGAGATCGTGGACAGGGCGTCCATGAAGGATGCGGTCTTTGGGCCCGCGATCATTGAAGATGCGTGGTCCACGGTTGTGATCCCGCCGGGCTGGCAGGCCAAACCGGACACAATCGGTCATCTCTTTCTGACGAAGGTGACGCCATGA
- a CDS encoding metallophosphoesterase family protein: protein MDAAVLRIGIVSDTHGLLRPEAEQGLAGVAHIIHAGDIGRADVLVRLRRIAPVTAIRGNIDTADWAKHYPDTRAVQLGERSFYVLHDLQALQIDPAVCGIDVVVSGHSHRPRIQTIDDVLYLNPGSAGPRRFKLPVTLATLEITSSGLRPVIHDLSRTE from the coding sequence ATGGATGCTGCAGTGCTGCGGATTGGAATCGTCTCGGACACCCACGGGCTCCTGCGGCCCGAGGCTGAGCAAGGGCTTGCCGGGGTGGCGCATATCATCCACGCCGGCGATATTGGTCGTGCGGATGTTCTTGTCAGACTCCGTCGGATTGCGCCTGTCACTGCGATTAGAGGGAACATCGATACCGCCGACTGGGCGAAACATTATCCTGACACTCGGGCGGTACAGCTCGGAGAGCGATCGTTCTATGTCTTGCACGACCTTCAGGCATTGCAGATTGATCCAGCAGTTTGCGGAATTGACGTGGTCGTTTCCGGCCACTCGCATCGACCGCGGATCCAAACGATTGATGATGTGCTGTATCTGAATCCTGGAAGTGCAGGGCCGCGTCGTTTCAAGCTGCCCGTAACACTGGCTACTTTGGAGATAACCTCAAGCGGCCTTCGACCGGTCATTCATGACCTCAGTCGCACCGAGTGA
- a CDS encoding TetR/AcrR family transcriptional regulator has translation MMSTLAKRKRSENRRAVRTGRPPRERAGEVEARILDAARRVFLERGLAGASVDEIASLARAGKPTIYARFPGKEALFTAVVLRNVAKVADAEVHVPSGANIEERLASVGFELVQRALASDTVGLMRLAIAEARRFPDLASSVHRQARERGGEAVARLLNEVAQSDEIGSLPAFAPARLATTTRFFLDLVLLPLLMRALLGEKLKTLQAEIGPHVARSVTFFLAACRLGGVP, from the coding sequence ATGATGAGCACCCTGGCAAAACGAAAACGGTCGGAGAACCGCCGCGCCGTGCGTACCGGACGGCCGCCGCGGGAGCGAGCCGGAGAGGTCGAAGCCCGCATTCTGGATGCGGCTCGCCGCGTGTTTCTGGAACGCGGGCTTGCCGGGGCGAGCGTCGATGAAATCGCCAGCCTCGCCCGCGCGGGGAAGCCGACCATCTATGCCCGGTTTCCCGGCAAGGAGGCCCTCTTCACCGCCGTCGTGCTGCGCAATGTCGCCAAGGTAGCGGATGCCGAGGTTCACGTACCGAGTGGAGCCAATATCGAAGAGCGGCTTGCAAGCGTAGGTTTTGAGCTCGTGCAGCGGGCCTTGGCCAGCGACACCGTCGGTCTGATGCGACTTGCCATCGCCGAGGCGCGCCGATTTCCCGACTTGGCGAGCAGCGTCCACCGACAGGCGCGCGAGCGCGGAGGCGAGGCCGTGGCGCGGCTGTTGAACGAGGTGGCGCAATCCGATGAGATCGGCAGCCTGCCGGCGTTTGCTCCGGCGCGGCTTGCGACGACAACACGATTCTTTCTCGATCTGGTTCTGTTGCCGCTGCTGATGCGGGCGCTGCTAGGAGAGAAGCTCAAGACCCTGCAGGCGGAGATCGGACCACACGTGGCCCGCAGCGTTACCTTCTTTCTTGCTGCGTGCCGGCTCGGCGGAGTGCCGTGA
- a CDS encoding DHA2 family efflux MFS transporter permease subunit, with protein sequence MSGGGTRTDALVPAGAAGPNPWLIAVVVAVATFMEVLDTTIANVALPYIAGGMGVSEDEASWVVTTYLVSNAIILTASSFLARLLGRKRFFLMCLALFTASSVLCGFAWNLNSLLLFRILQGLGGGGMVPVSQSILADAFPPAKRGQAFALFGVAVVVAPVVGPTLGGWLSDNVSWHWCFLINGPVGLLAMVAIAIVLRESQAAERQRAAFDLLGFVLVATFLGSLEVMLDRGLEDDWFGSSFIIRVAIVCAVAFVLMIPWEMTRRNPMIDVRMVASRQFGACFLVMLATGAILLATTQFLPQLVQQDFGYTATWAGLVLSPGGLVTMLMMFVVGRLSGKVQPKYLIIAGAIMAALSMYDLTRVYGDVGFWFFATSRMLLGIGLPLIFLSIMTASYDGIPPDKTDQASALINAARNTGGSIGVSLAVNVLAHREQFHQMRLAEHAIPSSVQFQNTLQQVTSYFTAHGSSLAQAQQQAVAWIGQAVQTQATLLAYVDVYWVLMLVSLAAIPLALTLRKVKLGGTAPAAH encoded by the coding sequence ATGAGTGGCGGCGGCACCCGAACGGACGCTCTTGTTCCGGCGGGCGCTGCAGGCCCAAATCCGTGGCTGATCGCGGTCGTGGTTGCGGTCGCGACCTTCATGGAGGTGCTGGACACCACCATCGCCAACGTCGCGCTGCCCTATATCGCCGGTGGAATGGGAGTCAGCGAGGACGAAGCGTCCTGGGTGGTGACAACCTACCTGGTTTCCAATGCGATCATCCTGACCGCCAGCAGCTTCCTTGCCCGGCTGCTCGGCCGCAAGCGTTTCTTCCTGATGTGCCTGGCGCTGTTCACCGCCAGCTCGGTGCTGTGCGGATTTGCCTGGAATCTGAATTCGCTGCTGCTGTTCCGCATCCTGCAGGGCCTTGGCGGCGGCGGCATGGTGCCGGTCTCGCAATCGATCCTAGCGGATGCCTTTCCGCCGGCAAAGCGCGGACAGGCGTTTGCGCTGTTCGGCGTTGCCGTGGTGGTGGCGCCGGTGGTCGGGCCGACGCTCGGAGGCTGGCTGTCCGACAATGTGTCCTGGCACTGGTGCTTTCTGATCAACGGCCCGGTCGGCCTGCTCGCGATGGTGGCGATCGCGATCGTCCTGCGCGAGTCTCAGGCTGCGGAACGCCAAAGGGCAGCATTCGATCTCCTCGGCTTTGTACTGGTCGCGACCTTTCTCGGTTCGCTGGAGGTCATGCTCGACCGCGGACTGGAGGACGACTGGTTCGGCTCAAGCTTCATCATCCGCGTCGCAATCGTCTGCGCGGTCGCCTTCGTGCTCATGATCCCCTGGGAGATGACCCGGAGGAATCCGATGATCGACGTGCGGATGGTGGCGAGCCGCCAGTTCGGTGCATGCTTCCTGGTGATGCTGGCGACCGGCGCCATCCTGCTCGCAACCACACAATTCCTGCCGCAACTCGTGCAGCAGGATTTCGGTTACACCGCGACCTGGGCCGGCCTGGTGCTGTCGCCAGGCGGTCTCGTCACCATGTTGATGATGTTCGTGGTTGGCCGGCTGTCGGGCAAGGTCCAGCCGAAATATCTGATCATCGCCGGGGCGATCATGGCTGCGCTCTCCATGTACGACCTGACCAGGGTGTATGGCGACGTCGGCTTCTGGTTCTTCGCTACCTCGCGCATGCTGCTCGGCATCGGCCTGCCGCTGATCTTCCTGTCGATCATGACCGCCTCCTATGACGGCATTCCGCCCGACAAGACCGACCAGGCTTCGGCCCTGATCAACGCGGCGCGCAATACCGGCGGCTCGATCGGCGTTTCGCTCGCGGTCAACGTGCTGGCACATCGCGAGCAGTTTCATCAGATGCGGCTGGCCGAGCATGCGATCCCCTCGAGCGTCCAGTTTCAAAACACCCTTCAGCAGGTCACAAGCTATTTCACCGCCCACGGCAGCTCGCTCGCACAGGCGCAACAGCAGGCCGTCGCCTGGATTGGTCAAGCCGTGCAGACGCAAGCGACGCTGCTGGCCTATGTCGACGTGTACTGGGTGCTGATGCTGGTTTCGCTCGCCGCGATTCCGCTGGCCTTGACACTGCGCAAGGTGAAACTCGGGGGAACTGCTCCGGCCGCGCACTGA